One genomic region from Rosa rugosa chromosome 1, drRosRugo1.1, whole genome shotgun sequence encodes:
- the LOC133745126 gene encoding late embryogenesis abundant protein D-7-like has translation MDKMSYNAGVAKGQTQEKASTMMDKAGNVAQSTKESIQNAGQVDNSQKMSYHAGEAKGQTQEKASTMMDKAGNVGQYAKESMQNAGQAIQKTAAGAADAVKNATGMNK, from the exons ATGGATAAGATGAGCTACAACGCCGGTGTGGCCAAGGGCCAAACTCAG GAGAAGGCCAGCACCATGATGGACAAGGCCGGGAATGTTGCACAGTCCACCAAGGAATCGATACAGAATGCTGGCCAAGTGGATAACTCGCAGAAGATGAGCTACCACGCTGGGGAGGCCAAGGGCCAAACTCAG GAGAAGGCCAGCACCATGATGGACAAGGCCGGGAATGTTGGACAGTACGCCAAGGAATCGATGCAGAATGCTGGCCAAGCTATTCAGAAAACGGCTGCGGGAGCTGCTGACGCCGTCAAGAATGCTACTGGCATGAACAAGTGA
- the LOC133733230 gene encoding uncharacterized protein LOC133733230: MLLVNWRERWVLLCCRALRLLLIESLIDKVDLSESEAEASLEFLLSDANEALISAFLVLLRAKGETFEELSYLLREKMGVKDKKKTKKNKELAQKNLEPVEKDKKAGPSEMRKRKRDKENNGDSRRVVQISIEDNTPKAANDKTKTKKLRKGKVKKVKNNQDLDDPSNTDGFDELNDDEAADDQSQLAIQGGTGSAEMVLNEDDRNSKKARKKKKKNRDSLEGGKLLEKRVEAVRDELCHLSSVDEDCSREITSISKKSQKKKRRDMDSSKPKKSLEKKEEANQEDVYLISSEDEGSPRGMKKWIMEYQQNRPGLKVLQQRIDEFIIAHEAKLEQERKEREALSAEEGWQLVQHHKGRKKTKDADGITVGSVAQAVVESKRAKKKNTDVGLDFYRFQRKEAQRNEIMMLQSKFEQDKKRIQQIRAARKFKPY, from the exons ATGTTATTGGTGAACTGG agagagaggtggGTTTTGTTATGCTGTAGAGCTTTGAGACTTCTGTTGATTGAGTCCTTGATTGATAAGGTGGATTTGTCGGAGTCCGAAGCCGAAGCTTCATTGGAGTTCTTGCTGAGTGATGCTAATGAGGCTTTGATTAGCGCCTTTCTTGTGTTGTTGAGAGCCAAAGGAGAGACTTTTGAAGAA TTGAGCTATTTGCTCAGAGAGAAGATGGGAGTCAAGGACAAGAAGAAGACCAAGAAGAACAAGGAGCTTGCCCAGAAAAATTTGGAGCCTGTTGAAAAGG ATAAAAAGGCAGGACCTTCAGAgatgagaaagagaaaaagagacaAGGAAAACAATGGTGATTCGAGAAGAGTTGTTCAGATCTCTATTGAAG ATAACACTCCTAAAGCAGCTAATGACAAGACAAAGACAAAGAAACTGAGGAAAGGAAAAGTAAAGAAGGTGAAGAACAATCAGGATTTGGATGATCCCTCTAATACCGATGGTTTTGATGAATTAAATG acGATGAAGCAGCAGATGATCAGAGCCAATTAGCAATTCAGGGAGGGACTGGAAGTGCTGAAATGGTGCTCAATGAAGATGATC GTAACTCAAAGAAAgctaggaaaaagaaaaagaagaatcgtGATTCCTTGGAAGGTGGGAAGTTACTGGAAAAGAGAGTGGAAGCTGTTCGAGATGAACTTTGTCATCTCTCTTCAGTGGATGAGGACTGCTCAAGAGAAATAACAA GCATATCCAAGAAatctcagaaaaagaaaaggagggaTATGGATTCATCAAAACCTAAGAAGTCattggaaaagaaagaagaagctaATCAGGAGGATGTTTACCTTATCTCCTCTGAGGATGAGGGCAGCCCGAGAGGAATGAAAA AATGGATTATGGAATACCAGCAAAATAGACCTGGATTGAAGGTACTGCAGCAAAGAATTGATGAGTTCATTATTGCACATGAGGCAAAATTGGAACAG gaaagaaaagaaagagaagcccTTTCTGCTGAGGAGGGATGGCAACTTGTACAACATCATAAAGGAAGGAAGAAAACCAAGGATGCTGATGGAATTACAGTAGGCTCTGTTGCCCAGGCTGTTGTGGAGAGCAAGAGAGCCAAGAAGAAGAATACAGATGTTGGGCTAGACTTTTACCGGTTTCAAAGGAAAGAAGCTCAGAGGAATG AAATTATGATGCTTCAGAGCAAATTTGAGCAGGATAAAAAGCGGATACAGCAGATAAGAGCAGCAAGGAAATTCAAGCCATACTGA
- the LOC133726211 gene encoding S-adenosylmethionine decarboxylase proenzyme — protein sequence MAVPVSAIGFEGYEKRLEVCFFEPGLFADPNGMGLRTLSKAQIDEILNPAECTIVSSLSNDDLDSYVLSESSLFVYPYKVIIKTCGTTKLLRSIPAILKLAETLSLAVRSVRYSRGSFIFPGAQPSPHRSFSEEVSVLDGHFGKLGLASRAYVMGSPDNAQKWHVYSASAELASLFWGARPSGPIYTLEMCMTGLDRKKASVFYKTNASSAAIMTEDSGIRKILPKSEICDFEFDPCGYSMNSIEGDAISTIHVTPEDGFSYASFETVGYNFKDVNLTHLIKRVLDCFKPAEFSVSLHSTIAASEELEFPLELSGYCCGSTNYEELGLGGAVIYHSFAKDEGSQSPRSILKCCWSEDEKDEEVEEKVLDKN from the coding sequence ATGGCTGTACCGGTGTCTGCAATCGGATTTGAAGGATATGAAAAGAGGCTCGAGGTCTGTTTCTTCGAGCCAGGACTGTTTGCTGACCCTAATGGCATGGGTCTCCGCACTTTGTCAAAAGCTCAAATTGATGAGATTCTGAACCCAGCTGAATGCACCATTGTTTCATCACTGTCGAATGATGATCTGGACTCGTATGTCCTTTCGGAATCCAGCCTCTTTGTGTACCCATACAAAGTTATCATCAAAACTTGCGGGACAACGAAATTGCTTCGCTCAATTCCTGCCATTCTTAAGTTGGCAGAGACTCTCTCACTCGCCGTGAGATCTGTGAGGTACTCTCGTGGAAGCTTCATATTTCCTGGTGCTCAGCCTTCCCCACATCGTAGCTTCTCAGAGGAAGTATCTGTTCTTGATGGCCATTTTGGCAAGCTTGGTTTGGCAAGCAGAGCCTACGTTATGGGTAGCCCTGACAATGCTCAGAAATGGCATGTTTACTCTGCCTCGGCTGAGTTGGCAAGTTTATTCTGGGGAGCACGCCCCTCAGGCCCCATCTACACTCTTGAGATGTGCATGACTGGCTTGGACAGGAAGAAGGCATCTGTGTTTTACAAGACAAATGCAAGTTCAGCTGCTATTATGACTGAAGATTCTGGCATCAGGAAGATTCTCCCAAAGTCTGAAATATGTGACTTTGAGTTTGATCCTTGCGGCTACTCTATGAACTCCATCGAAGGGGATGCAATTTCTACCATTCATGTGACACCTGAAGACGGTTTCAGCTATGCTAGCTTTGAAACAGTGGGCTACAACTTCAAGGATGTGAACTTGACCCATCTGATCAAGAGGGTTCTGGATTGCTTCAAACCAGCTGAGTTCTCTGTGTCTCTGCATTCCACCATTGCCGCAAGTGAAGAACTTGAGTTCCCCCTGGAATTGAGCGGATACTGTTGCGGATCAACAAACTATGAAGAACTGGGTCTAGGAGGTGCAGTCATCTACCACAGCTTTGCCAAGGACGAAGGTTCTCAGTCTCCAAGGTCAATTCTAAAATGCTGCTGGAGCGAGGACGAGAAGGACGAGGAAGTTGAAGAGAAAGTTCTGGACAAGAACTAG